In a single window of the Acipenser ruthenus chromosome 8, fAciRut3.2 maternal haplotype, whole genome shotgun sequence genome:
- the LOC117407201 gene encoding solute carrier family 22 member 15-like: MEIEEAFQVVGEMGIYQMYLCFLLTLLLTFYVSTEAILIALVGLAPPFDWDLERQFTNQSLTHKSADEDQIFRHWLHEANQSEVHRHVHFNGSYTSITSEWYLIGDAAYKVSLASSFYFGGVLMGVLAFGHLSDRYGRKKLYLTGLALDITFGVTSGLAPSYQLFAASRFLVGIMNGGMSLVAFVLLNEYVGTSYWALTGSLGSLFFAAGISVYAVMGYFIHSWRMLALVTNLQGVLLFVLSVFIPESPRWLYSQGRLSEAEDVLYLIAKRNHKQKCTVSLKPPLDRRDRQTVGALDLFCHRILLKRTLVMMYSWFVCSLVYYGLTLNVGNMGGNLYVNLALSGIAELPSYPICIYLIGRKWSGRRRTLSGFLFLGGIACLIIMFLPEKQEAGVFAYVNSRSLSLLGKMTISAAFNIVYIYSSELYPTVVRNIGMGMCSVAARIGGIIAAFIPSLKSLQWALPFIVFGVAGLSAGVLNLLLPETLNTPLPETISDLHAGSYRRLGDEGLPLQAFSSGLVTESPGETDEEEYLDVNEQTQMIL; encoded by the exons ATGGAAATAGAAGAAGCATTTCAAGTGGTTGGAGAAATGGGGATTTATCAAATGTACCTTTGCTTTCTACTGACATTGTTATTAACG TTCTATGTTTCTACTGAAGCCATTCTTATTGCCTTGGTGGGGTTGGCACCTCCTTTTGACTGGGATCTGGAGAGACAGTTCACCAACCAAAGCCTGACCCACAAATCAGCTGATGAAGATCAGATATTCAGACACTGGCTGCATGAAGCAAACCAAAGTGAAGTGCACAGACATGTGCACTTCAACGGGAGTTATACATCAATTACTTCAGAG TGGTACTTGATCGGGGATGCAGCCTACAAAGTCTCCCTGGCAAGCTCCTTTTACTTTGGTGGCGTGTTGATGGGAGTACTCGCCTTTGGCCATCTCTCTGATCGTTATGGGAGAAAGAAACTCTACCTCACTG GTTTGGCGCTTGATATCACGTTTGGAGTTACAAGCGGACTTGCACCGTCATACCAGCTGTTTGCTGCCTCCCGTTTTCTGGTGGGCATTATGAATGGAGGAATGTCCTTGGTTGCCTTTGTTTTACTAAACGAGTATGTGGGCACTTCCTACTGGGCACTCACAG GATCTTTGGGCAGCTTGTTTTTCGCTGCAGGAATTTCTGTGTATGCAGTGATGGGTTATTTTATTCACTCCTGGAGAATGCTGGCTCTTGTCACTAATTTGCAAGGGGTGCTTTTATTTGTGCTGTCAGT GTTCATCCCTGAATCTCCACGCTGGCTATATTCACAAGGGCGCCTTAGTGAGGCTGAAGATGTCCTTTACCTCATCGCGAAGAGAAACCATAAGCAGAAATGCACAGTGTCCTTAAAACCCCCTCTGGACAgaagagacaggcagacagtggGGGCCCTGGACCTGTTCTGCCACAGGATCCTTCTCAAGCGCACTCTTGTTATGATGTATTCATG GTTTGTGTGCAGTCTTGTGTACTATGGCCTTACACTTAACGTAGGGAACATGGGCGGGAATCTGTACGTCAATCTGGCTCTGTCTGGGATTGCAGAGTTGCCTTCTTATCCAATATGCATCTATTTAATTGGTCGTAAATG GTCTGGACGCAGAAGGACGTTGTCAGGATTTCTGTTCTTGGGAGGTATAGCCTGCCTCATTATCATGTTCCTGCCAGAGAAACAAG AAGCAGGGGTGTTTGCATATGTAAATAGCAGGTCACTGTCTTTGCTGGGGAAGATGACCATCAGTGCAGCCTTTAATATTGTCTATATCTACTCTTCAGAGCTCTATCCCACTGTAGTCAG GAACATTGGGATGGGCATGTGCTCCGTGGCAGCTAGGATAGGGGGCATCATCGCAGCCTTCATCCCTTCTCTG AAGTCACTCCAGTGGGCCTTACCTTTTattgtgtttggtgttgctggCTTATCAGCAGGAGTTCTGAACCTCTTGTTACCAGAAACCCTCAACACACCCCTGCCGGAGACCATTTCCGACTTGCATGCTGGCTCGTATCGGAGACTCGGAGACGAAGGGTTGCCATTGCAGGCATTCAGCAGTGGATTG